The following proteins are encoded in a genomic region of Gossypium hirsutum isolate 1008001.06 chromosome D05, Gossypium_hirsutum_v2.1, whole genome shotgun sequence:
- the LOC107903664 gene encoding tRNA dimethylallyltransferase 9, producing the protein MILSGIYSLRSIRLPQRPIFPSLRNGRKTLVTSSTSVSVNQKKEKVIVISGPTGAGKTRLALELAKRLNGEIISADSVQVYRGLDVGSAKPSPSDRQEVPHHLIDILHPSEDYSVGQFFEDARQATKDILRSGRVPIVTGGTGLYLRWYIYGKPDVPKASREVAAQVYSELSDFERDGDWEAAVQLVVDAGDPKAQSLAANDWYRLRRSLEIIRSSGSPPSAFQVPYDSFRNQNDPSETSDTCDLKPSADELEQHKVKDLDYEFICFFLSSPRLDLYRLIDLRCEHMLSDGILSEARWLLETGLLPNSNSATRAIGYRQAMEYLLHCREQGDMSSTRDFYYFLSEFQKASRNFAKRQVTWFRNEHIYHWLNASRPLDKVLNFIYNVYNDQSGTLHVPESLQMKKYMLNKREAAELKAYRAKNRHFVHREDCSDILDWIRSTQELNVV; encoded by the exons ATGATATTGAGTGGAATTTACAGCCTTCGAAGCATCCGATTGCCTCAAAGACCCATTTTTCCTTCACTTCGTAATGGTAGAAAAACCTTAGTTACAAGCTCAACTTCTGTTTCTGTCAACCAGAAGAAAGAGAAGGTGATTGTCATATCAGGGCCAACTGGGGCAGGCAAAACTAGGCTTGCTTTGGAACTTGCTAAGCGTCTCAATGGTGAAATCATCAGTGCTGACTCTGTTCAG GTTTATCGAGGTCTTGATGTGGGATCTGCAAAGCCTTCTCCATCTGATAGACAG GAAGTGCCACATCATCTGATTGATATTTTACACCCATCTGAAG ACTATTCTGTAGGACAATTTTTTGAGGATGCTAGGCAAGCGACAAAAGATATTCTTCGTAGTGGCCGTGTTCCCATCGTTACTGGTGGGACTGGATTGTATTTGCGATG GTATATATATGGAAAGCCAGATGTTCCAAAGGCCTCTCGAGAAGTTGCAGCTCAAGTATATTCTGAGCTTTCCGATTTTGAGAGAGATGGAGACTGGGAGGCTGCCGTGCAGTTGGTGGTTGATGCAGGTGATCCGAAGGCCCAGTCTTTGGCTGCCAATGATTGGTATCGCTTAAGACGTAGCCTTGAGATAATCAGG TCTAGTGGATCACCTCCATCTGCTTTTCAAGTACCATATGATTCTTTCCGAAATCAAAATGACCCAAGTGAAACAAGTGACACTTGTGACTTAAAGCCTTCTGCTGATGAACTCGAGCAACATAAAGTAAAGGATTTGGACTATGAGTTCATTTGTTTTTTCCTCTCAAGTCCCAGACTTGATCTCTATAGGCTTATTGATCTGCGGTGTGAACATATGCTTTCGG ATGGTATTTTGTCCGAGGCTAGATGGCTTCTGGAGACGGGTCTTCTTCCAAATTCAAACTCTGCAACTCGAGCAATTGGTTATAGACAG GCAATGGAATACCTACTGCACTGTAGGGAACAAGGGGACATGAGTTCCACTAGGgacttctattattttttatccgAATTTCAGAAAGCGTCTAG GAATTTTGCGAAAAGACAAGTAACTTGGTTCCGAAACGAGCATATTTATCACTGGCTGAATGCTTCTAGACCACTG GATAAGGTGCTTAACTTCATTTACAATGTATACAATGACCAAAGTGGAACTCTACATGTGCCTGAATCACTTCAAATGAAGAAATATATGTTAAACAAACGAGAAGCTGCTGAACTAAAGGCTTATCGTGCTAAAAACAG GCATTTTGTCCACCGCGAAGATTGTTCAGATATTCTAGACTGGATAAGGAGTACTCAAGAG CTAAACGTTGTTTAA
- the LOC107903665 gene encoding malate dehydrogenase, mitochondrial: MFRSVARSAAGKSLLRRGYATAVPERKVAVLGAAGGIGQPLALLMKLNPLVSQLALYDIANTPGVAADVSHINSRSEVAGYVGEEQLGKALEGCDVVIIPAGVPRKPGMTRDDLFNINAGIVKGLCSAIAKYCPNALVNMISNPVNSTVPIAAEVFKKAGTYDERKLFGVTTLDVVRAKTFYAGKAKVNVADVNVPVVGGHAGITILPLFSQATPKANLPEEDIKALTKRTQDGGTEVVEAKAGKGSATLSMAYAGAIFADACLKGLNGVPDVVECSFVQSTVTELPFFASKVRLGKNGVEEVLGLGPLSEYEKEGLESLKPELKSSIEKGIKFANQN, encoded by the exons ATGTTTCGATCCGTTGCTAGATCGGCCGCCGGTAAGAGCCTCCTCCGACGAGGATATGCAACCGCCGTACCTGAACGGAAAGTCGCTGTCTTGGGCGCAGCTGGAGGGATCGGCCAACCCTTGGCTCTCCTCATGAAGCTTAACCCTCTTGTTTCTCAACTGGCTCTCTATGATATCGCTAACACTCCCGGTGTTGCCGCTGATGTCAGCCACATCAACTCTAGATCTGAG GTTGCCGGATATGTAGGTGAAGAGCAGTTGGGGAAAGCTTTGGAGGGATGTGATGTTGTCATCATTCCAGCCGGGGTGCCTAGAAAGCCCGGTATGACTCGTGATGATCTTTTCAACATTAATGCCGGAATCGTCAAGGGTCTATGTTCTGCAATTGCTAAATATTGCCCCAAT GCACTTGTCAATATGATCAGCAACCCTGTCAATTCAACTGTTCCTATCGCAGCTGAGGTTTTCAAGAAGGCAGGGACATATGATGAAAGAAAGTTGTTTGGTGTAACCACCCTTGATGTGGTTCGGGCTAAGACTTTCTATGCTGGGAAGGCTAAAGTAAATGTTGCAG ATGTTAATGTCCCTGTTGTTGGTGGTCATGCTGGAATTACCATTCTCCCACTATTTTCTCAA GCCACACCAAAAGCCAATTTACCTGAAGAGGATATCAAGGCTCTCACAAAGAGGACACAAGATGGGGGCACTGAAGTTGTGGAAGCCAAGGCTGGAAAGGGTTCAGCAACATTATCAATGGC CTATGCTGGAGCCATTTTCGCTGATGCTTGCCTTAAGGGACTGAATGGCGTTCCCGACGTAGTGGAGTGCTCATTTGTGCAGTCAACTGTTACTGAACTCCCTTTCTTTGCTTCCAAG GTGAGGCTTGGAAAGAACGGTGTGGAGGAAGTTTTGGGGTTAGGCCCTCTCTCTGAGTACGAGAAAGAAGGGTTGGAGAGCCTCAAACCAGAACTTAAATCATCTATTGAGAAGGGGATCAAGTTCGCCAACCAGAATTAA
- the LOC107903663 gene encoding transcription factor GTE4: protein MATGQIEGEEAKNNKVYSRKNHNKPKNSTFIPQQALATTTTTDDNNSQQLPLQPFDAVPSDDSSSHHRLQQGVRNVTDGVSTSGYVKYDNLVKISLNVLSKNEVRGLKRKLASEFKQVRDLVKKFEGKESRLSGGYANSRASGNENVDRGGGCLVRVNSDVGSVGLPSSRSFHGLPMSMAEHDLCNDDDGGGSEFVEIQKRNPKANPYYKNPEFALGMEKLKPRESNKKMKPTVGKSNGDQMGGGIASEKFSNRLLKRCSNLLGKLMKHKFGWVFNKPVDVKGLGLHDYCSIVKHPMDLGTVKTRLNKNWYKSPREFAEDVRLTFNNAMLYNPKGQDVHLMAEKLLEIFEENWAAIESEYNLNRRFERTHDYSLPTPPSRKILALAPASAPIQAPPTSSLSFEARTLEGPGSMAMPDDPKSRDVDLTPTGRIAVPKEPKAKDPDKRDMTYDEKQRLSVNLQNLPSDKLDSIVQIIKKRNPALFQQEDEIEVDIDSFDPETLWELDRFMTNYKKSLSKHKRKAEVVHQANAGNDHDIQETNPEPPTKEVPKVAETVERIVPTSPSVHGERLQNNQSGSSSSSSSSSASGSSSRDSDSDNLSG from the exons ATGGCTACGGGGCAAATTGAAGGTGAAGAAGCAAAGAACAATAAGGTTTATTCCAGGAAAAACCACAATAAACCCAAAAATTCCACTTTCATCCCTCAGCAAGCTCTTGCTACCACTACTACAACTGATGATAACAACTCTCAGCAGTTGCCACTCCAACCCTTCGATGCTGTGCCGTCTGATGATTCTTCTAGTCATCATAGGTTGCAGCAGGGTGTACGGAATGTTACCGATGGGGTTTCAACATCTGGGTATGTAAAATATGATAATCTTGTTAAGATTAGCTTGAATGTTTTGTCAAAGAATGAGGTGAGGGGTTTGAAGAGGAAGCTAGCTAGTGAATTTAAACAAGTTCGggatttagttaagaaatttGAAGGTAAAGAAAGTAGGCTTAGTGGGGGGTATGCGAATTCTCGGGCTTCGGGGAATGAGAATGTTGATCGAGGTGGTGGGTGTTTAGTTAGAGTGAACTCGGATGTCGGTTCTGTAGGATTGCCTAGTTCTAGGTCTTTTCATGGGTTACCTATGTCAATGGCAGAGCATGATCTTTGTAACGATGATGATGGTGGTGGAAGCGAGTTTGTGGAGATACAGAAGAGAAACCCGAAGGCAAATCCGTATTATAAGAATCCAGAGTTTGCTTTAGGGATGGAGAAGTTGAAGCCTAGGGAGAGTAATAAGAAGATGAAGCCGACTGTTGGGAAGAGTAACGGTGATCAAATGGGAGGTGGGATTGCATCGGAGAAGTTCTCAAATCGGTTGTTGAAGAGATGTAGTAATTTGTTGGGGAAGTTAATGAAACATAAGTTTggttgggtgtttaataaaccGGTGGATGTGAAGGGACTTGGGTTGCATGATTATTGTTCAATTGTTAAGCATCCTATGGATTTGGGTACGGTGAAGACTAGGTTGAACAAGAATTGGTACAAGTCACCTAGGGAGTTTGCAGAGGATGTGAGACTAACTTTCAATAATGCAATGCTTTATAACCCAAAAGGACAGGATGTACATCTTATGGCAGAGAAATTGTTGGAGATATTTGAAGAAAACTGGGCAGCTATAGAGTCCGAGTATAATCTTAATAGGAGGTTTGAAAGGACTCACGACTATAGTTTGCCAACTCCCCCTTCAAGGAAAATTCTTGCTCTGGCTCCAGCTTCAGCTCCGATTCAAGCTCCTCCTACTTCATCGCTATCATTCGAAGCTAGGACTTTGGAGGGACCAGGATCCATGGCAATGCCCGATGATCCCAAGTCAAGAGATGTTGACTTGACTCCTACTGGTAGGATTGCAGTACCAAAGGAACCCAAGGCAAAGGATCCTGATAAGAGGGATATGACTTATGATGAGAAACAGAGACTTAGTGTAAACCTCCAGAACTTGCCTTCGGATAAACTTGATAGCATTGTCCAGATTATTAAGAAGAGGAACCCAGCACTTTTCCAGCAAGAAGATGAGATCGAGGTGGATATTGACAGTTTTGATCCAGAAACACTTTGGGAACTTGATAGATTTATGACCAACTATAAGAAGAGTTTGAGCAAACACAAGAGAAAAGCTGAAGTTGTACATCAAGCAAATGCTGGAAATGATCATGATATTCAGGAGACT AATCCGGAACCACCTACTAAAGAGGTACCAAAAGTAGCTGAAACAG TGGAGAGGATTGTTCCCACATCACCTTCAGTTCATGGAGAAAGGCTACAAAATAATCAGAGTGGATCAAGTAGTTCAAGCAGTTCTAGTAGTGCCTCTGGATCCTCATCAAGAG ACTCTGACAGTGATAATTTATCCGGATAA
- the LOC107903662 gene encoding uncharacterized protein, with product MGSKHQSSRFSSSSSSPSICFSNRFSTILTVTILFTSLYLFISPIKHGSEPLARTIMETGFNGDLRDANFPWNSLCFGNNFEKLKLAVFSKTWPIGAAPGGMERHAATLYQALAAKGHEIHVFTVPSDRKPHIDIHQGNLHVYFAANDHGSVNCSLAFEIFNTINANGQFDYVHTESVSLPHWRAKMVPHVAVTWHGIWYEIMHSKLFEELVFNSQETIPKPVSELHEAMPRLVDEIRFFPSYTQHICISKSAGEVLVNIYQLPQRNVHVILNGVDETKFIHDPESGTRFRKKHGIPINASIVMGVAGRLVRDKGHPLLHEAFSKITKTYTGVYLLVAGSGPWGKRYAELGSNVKVLGALEPSELSEFYNAINVFVNPTLRPQGLDLTLMEAMHCGKPVLTPNYPSIVGSVVVNQSYGYTFSPNVESFVEALKSVIKDGAKVLKNKGIACRQHALSMFTATKMADAYERFFLCMKNDRFCHYPLPTDC from the coding sequence ATGGGTTCTAAACACCAAAGCTCCAGATTCTCTTCTTCATCGTCTTCTCCTTCAATTTGTTTCTCTAATAGATTTTCCACCATTTTAACTGTAACCATCCTCTTTACTTCGCTTTATCTTTTCATTTCACCCATCAAGCATGGCTCTGAACCATTGGCTAGGACAATAATGGAGACAGGATTCAATGGTGATCTTAGAGATGCTAACTTCCCATGGAATAGCCTTTGTTTTGGTAACAATTTTGAGAAGCTTAAGCTTGCTGTATTCTCCAAAACATGGCCTATTGGTGCTGCCCCTGGTGGCATGGAGCGTCATGCTGCAACATTATACCAAGCTTTAGCTGCTAAAGGCCATGAAATCCACGTCTTCACCGTGCCGTCCGATCGAAAGCCTCACATTGACATCCATCAAGGTAATCTCCATGTATATTTTGCAGCCAATGATCATGGTTCTGTCAATTGTTCATTAGCATTCGAGATATTCAACACAATAAACGCTAATGGACAGTTTGATTACGTGCATACCGAGAGCGTTTCCTTGCCTCATTGGCGTGCGAAAATGGTGCCTCATGTAGCAGTAACTTGGCATGGGATCTGGTATGAAATTATGCACTCAAAGTTATTTGAAGAACTTGTTTTTAACTCACAGGAGACAATACCAAAACCAGTAAGTGAACTTCACGAAGCAATGCCGAGATTAGTCGATGAAATCCGGTTTTTCCCGAGCTATACGCAACATATATGTATCAGCAAGAGTGCTGGTGAAGTACTAGTTAACATCTATCAACTCCCTCAAAGGAATGTCCATGTGATACTTAATGGTGTTGATGAGACCAAATTTATTCATGATCCTGAATCCGGCACAAGGTTCCGGAAAAAGCACGGTATCCCCATAAATGCAAGCATCGTAATGGGGGTTGCCGGACGTTTAGTTAGAGACAAAGGCCATCCACTTCTACATGAAGCTTTCTCAAAGATTACCAAAACATACACTGGTGTTTATCTACTTGTTGCAGGATCTGGTCCATGGGGGAAAAGATATGCAGAGTTAGGCTCAAATGTGAAAGTTTTAGGTGCATTGGAGCCTTCAGAGCTTTCCGAGTTCTACAACGCGATCAACGTGTTTGTAAACCCGACTTTAAGACCTCAAGGGCTCGATCTTACGTTAATGGAAGCAATGCATTGTGGGAAACCAGTTTTGACACCAAATTATCCTAGCATAGTTGGGTCAGTAGTTGTGAACCAAAGTTATGGATACACATTTTCACCCAATGTAGAGTCCTTTGTTGAAGCATTGAAATCAGTGATAAAAGATGGGGCAAAAGTGTTGAAGAACAAAGGGATTGCTTGTAGACAACATGCATTATCAATGTTTACTGCTACTAAAATGGCGGATGCTTATGAAAGGTTCTTTCTATGTATGAAGAATGATAGATTCTGTCACTACCCTCTTCCCACAGATTGTTAA